The following nucleotide sequence is from Trypanosoma brucei gambiense DAL972 chromosome 3, complete sequence.
TCCGTTGCTCGGGAGCCCTTCGTTGGAATACTTGCATTCTCTTCGAGATCCCGTTGCCTTTTTATTCCTCGCGACCCCGTTTGCGGTTGCACTTCGCAGTATTTCATCCCGTGACGTATCACTAGTCCATTTTACGTCTGAAATATGTAGCCGCGAGGTCCATATATCGTTTCATTTTCTCTAGGGGCTGAACTGGTGGTGTTATCACTTTGTTCATTGGTGTTGGGTTGATGCGGCcggttttcactttgtgtgcctatccgtttctccaccactggagtGATGTGCTAAAGCTGACGCTTGCTCTTTATTCCGTGACGCATTGTCGAGCCTCTCTCCTAAATCAATTTGAACCCACAGATTCCTCACTggagtgtgttttttatCATATTCAGTGTGGATTATGGTTCCGCAAGTGTGTGGTGGAAAGGGACTGTCGTTGGTCATGGAGTGTTTCTGTGGCCTGCGCAATGTTAGTACACCTGCACTCTTGGATTGAAAGCCACGTTCTGCGCAAacccatttgtgctgtttgatattttcatcttctttccgcttctccgacatttcatcgtctaactttctcgttttgccgtgaaggcatcgagttttgtgccatgtgagccctcctttgtttccataggATTTGTTACAGACAATGAGCACATACGACTTCGGTGGAGGGGGCAGGGGTTATAGGGTGAAATTTCAGGCAACACCCCAAGTTCCGCAGCATGTGCgggtgatactgctgatggcacgctagccacgtgcccagggaccgacaaataaaagacgcTGTCCTagaaagacgctgctgatccctgtgctgtatgacgctgtagccgaagcaaagcattgttccccatgaaaggaacgctgctggctcttggcttcccccgatgagacggggtactggactctGACACCACCTTGATGGAGCCAGCATcaccagggtgtgcagcaTGTTTCAACCGGCGCAATGCCTCATGGTAGGGTGCACCGTGCATTCGGTTCGTATGAAACACTACGTGAGCTCTATcggaatttattttcccgcaGTGTGCGCAGAGATGGGTTTCACACCATCTGCACCTGTTAGGAACTGTTTTGTTCGTCCTCCGAAGCAACCATCCATATGTATTCGATGTCCCAATGCGGAATTGGCGACTTCACATGCTCTATCTGTTTAGTGGCAAATCTTCTTTAGTTGGTTGCCATTCACCGGTCATTTCCAACCTGTgtgtcttcagtttctctctgCTCACCCTGAGGTGTCACTTTTCCAAGGCAGTGATGTCGGGTATTCACCCAACGTCTTGTTGAGGAACGTTTGCAGATGCCCTCGCTTTTGTGTTCGTcaattcattcttttctacacCACAATGTccaaaaataaactgaagGCAGATGCTGGTGCTATGATATCCGATACCCAAGAGTACTATCCAAGTCTCCCGCAAAATTCCTGCCTTTACCGCTGTTTCTCCCATTCGCAGTGGCTCGAACAGCGACCGCCGGTCAGTAGAAAGAGACATTTTACACGGGTGAGCTCCCTTCGGTTGTAATATGCTTATCATTTTATGCAAAACCTCGAACATTACTATGCACTCAGGTTGGTAGCTACACGCTATTGTTCCGGCTCCACAGTGAACCGTCGAGATGGGATTGTCATTCCTATATGTCGTTGAGGAAGCCCCTGATTTTATTCCTAAGGAAACAGATCCGTCTGCTCATACTTCAAAATGCGGCATGGAATTTAGTTGGGTTCCCTTTGCACGGTAGTGCCTTACAATCAATTTCTTACATAATTCAAGCTGAACGCCGTCCTACGAATCGGCATGCACGTCCGATGATAGTGTTatatgtaacaaaaaaatgggggagaAAGTTAGGGTGACTGGTGGTTGCGGttctctttgtctttctaCTTCGACAGCGAAGGGCTTCTGCATGATTGTGCGATGTATTTGACGGGGGGAATGCGGTGGGTGACATACAATGTTTGCACATCCCTTGCGCTCCTCACCGTGTGTTTCGCAAGTAAGCAGGTATCGTAAGCCGCGGATAAGTGATTCCtcacgaagagaaaaaaaaagttggctTGAAGGCGAGCATCGTACGCGTGGAATTCACTGAGTATTCCGGATATGATGTGGCATGCTTTGTTTTCCGCGTATTCTACTTTGTCTTGTTGGTTGGATGCAGTATCACGGTTCTGTAAACCCTTGCCGTACATAATTTTAGCACGGAACGTCGCGAGGTAGAATGCAAGAAGTGTGCTCCTGATTGGTGGACATTTTGTCGAGCATAGGCCTACGACTTGTGCTGGTCACATATTTGTAGGTCTCTCTCACGTTCGCTGCATGTGTTGAGAAGCCCCAACGAAGTTACAGGGTGATACCCAGCACTTTCAGATTTCTCTCCTCACCCACGGGTGTGCCGTTTATCATCAGGATCGATGGTTTCCTTAGAAGCCCTCTGAACAGTGTATGTTTCGTTTTCTACACGTTTAGTTGCTTGAAGGATTTATGACTCACTCTGGCCACAATGCTCGGTCCTTGTTGTAGAGTGCGCTCGATATCTTCCCTGTTTAATCTCCTACACGTGATTGTCAGATGATCGACAAAGAAACCGTGGTAACAGCTTAGGACTTCCCGAAGCCACCAAATAAGAGAGTTAGTGACTATGATGAAGGTAAGCGATCCAATGACTATTTCTTGATGACCTCCTCTAGTGAAGAATATTAGTTGGGAGAATACTTTCTTTAAGCGACCTCTGTCTAATCGTTCAGGGAGACATGAAGCCGTCCAGCCATTCTGTGGGCCTTCCGCATCcaactttcttatttctttcataAATTTGTTATGGTCTGCCGTATCAAatgattttgtgctttcaacGAAAGTGACTGGTCCGCGGTCAGTGCTGTGACGGCAATTTAATTAAGTGTGATCTTGAAGCATGTCGCCAATTGCCGCATGCCCAGGGGAGGGTATAGGTTATCTGCTAGTCGGCTTCTGACCTTTCTTAGCTATTATTCTCACTCCCACCATCTTGTCCATTGGTTTCGAAATGTTACTTGCGATTGTTACTGATCAGAAGAACGAAGTGTCCGATGGGTGTTTCCAGTTTTCTGTAGAGGGACAGTCGTCCCTCTTTTCCATGTTCtgggtgttgttgccatCATAAGACTCCGGCTTAACCGCGCTAGGATCAGTCGTCTACCGAAGCGGCTCAGGTAGGTTGACGCAGTGCCATATACTTCGTCCTCTGGGGGAGCAGCACCGTTCGGAAGCTATCCTAGTGAATCCTTCAACTCTCCCACGGTTATTGGTCGAGTCCATTCATCTGGCTTTCTTTCTGGTGTTTGCATTAGAGGGGAGGCGGGAGACTTAGGAGTGTCGCGCTGATGTTTTTGCATACATTGCTACTTGATCACGAGCGTGCCGACGCCATTTCATTGCTCGGTTGTCAACTGTAGCGACTGGGGTGACGAGTGGGCGTGTTGCAAAGACATTCTGTATAATTTTCCAACTACCCTAACCTGATTCACTCATCGTTGAGCATTTGTTCTTCTACCTTTTGACCGCAAGTGTCGTTATTAGTATTCGGTCCTCCGCGGCGAGGCGAATCGCTCATTAGTGTTAGTGCAGgcattgtttctcttttccatttcggcTCGCTCTCTGTGCCAGAAAGGCTTTTGGAGTCTTGGTTACTCGTGGGACTAGGGCAAGCGTCGCTTCCCTAATAATTGTTGCTAACGTTTCACCATGCGTGTGTGGATATCTTCCAAGTTGTCATTTTCTCtacccctctcttttccggCGCGGTCTAACTTCCTCCAACTAGCGCATTTCCATGATAACGGGGTCCACATAGTCCGTTGTATTGAAATTGGCATGCCATCAGGGGCAATACATACATCGATGAAAATGATACGATGATCTCCGTGTGGAGTAGACTGGCGACAAGTTTGTAACATGGAAGTTCTTCGATAGAGTTATATCGAGTGCGGAATTGATGCTACGGTCACAGTGTCGTATCGTGTGGTCTCCCATGTGTTTTTGACGGTGTACCAATTATCTTTGCACTAATGGGCTATGgaatctttccttttaatcaGGGGGACATGTTTATCCCACGCCAGTAGTCTGGAATTAGAATACATACCAACTATATGCCGACCGGCATGAAGGAGATCGTCCGGCCCTTCTGTGGcgacttccctccttcctcgtGGAAAATATGGGGAAGTCAGTCTGTGTGTTGAAGGGATTGCGTGAAGTGTACTGTTGCATGTACAAATTCATGTCCAAAAGCCTTCGACGCTGCCACCACGAGCGGTAGGTGTCCGAGAACGACAATGGATACACCTCCACCTATCGAGTTATAGCTCTCATCAAtgtgttgattttttttgggTTAGATGAAATCAATTTACCTGCAGAGTGGAGGAGCTTGGTTTCGTAGAGTGGAGAGAAGGTGGCTCCTTCCTAAACTAACACGCTGCTCAACGCGATTCTCTTCAGCCGGGAGAGCCCAGCAGTGCCCCATCTGGTGCTTCGTATAATGGTTCTGGGATTCACCTCTATGTCGGTGCAGCAAAGTAATACGGAGCCGATGGCATCGTTGACGGCACGTCTGCATGTGCGTAGGCTATTCCTAGGAATTATTCTTGTCCTGTAACGGATATGGTGCTTGCCCGACTGTGAGTTGATGCTGTAACCTTGCTTCTTGATATTAACCCTTATGGAGCAGGGTGCAGGCGCTCAGCTACTCTTACCTGAGCAAAGTGCTTGGCGCTGGCGCCAtcttgaggtggccggcatcgccggGGATGCGAATCCTTCATTTGGCGCATCGCATCTGCAAAGTTAGGGTTGAGCCGCCGCTTTGCCTTCGAATCGCTGCAGGAAGCTTTCCGAGTGTACGGAGTTGCGGTTTGAGTTGGTCTGGGACGAGGGTAATTAGCGAGTTGCGGCCGCCGCGCGATTGTGCCCTCCAACAGCCAACTTAGAAGCGTTCCCCTGCCCATGGTATCACTTGCTGTAACGATTGGGGGTATGCCGTGTGGTGTGAAATTTGTGAGGTTTGGCTGCCGTGGGAGGGGTCACCGCTATTTATAGCCCGGTGCACTGGTTCAAACACAGTCCCACCACACCTTTGAAAGGCGGTTCTAAGCCGGAGAAAACAGAAGCAACGAAGTGCAGAGCTCCGGCTCAGTGGTCAGGCCAGACGTGGCGCCCACCGCAAGGGTGAGCCGGCCAGTGTACGCACTGAAACTTTGTGGCTAGGTCGAAAGGGCCGTTGGTTCTCGCtggtgccgctgccgccCTGAGTAAACGGGGAAGACCCGCTAAGTGGTCGGCCTGCCGGCGCCACAAGGCGTCAAGTGCGGGGCCCGCGTTGATAGGGGAGATTTCCCGCGGCAGCAagtgcgggggggggggggggggcggttGGCGCTTGGCGTTGATATACCCGCGCATCTCTGTGTTTGTCCTCGCCACCGCCCCGGGATCAGTTGGCGGCTCCCGGCAGGAGGTCGTGTCCACCTCGGGCGTCGCGCGTTTCGCTCCTTCCCCACGCGAAGCTATGGATCGAACCAGCATTTCGTTAATGCGAGGAGTGCGTGGCCGTTACAGTGGTGGACCTGCGCTAAGCTTGGTAAGCGTTTTAAATAAGGGTAGTGCCCCCCGCTCTCACCGCCGTTCTGTGCTAAGGATCTTGGAAGAGGTGAGGGAGGTTCTCAGCCTTGTTCCCGCTGCGGTTGCGGCGTGGGGTGGTGGCTGGGACTTCCTTGGGGACTTCTGTTGACCAGCGGGGTTGTGGCATGTGCTCGGGGTCGGGGCTTGCAATTTGGCCTATTGTACGTCGTATATGTGCGTTGCGATGTTCTCTTGCCGTGCGCCATTTTTTTCACAATGTGCAAAATGTCCGGATTGATGATTTGATTTTTGGACAATTCGATGTGTTATGAGGTGTTGGTGCCGTCTTGGTTGGGATGTTGCACGACTTTCTCGTACGTTGTGATTTTAACCTTTGTCCtcccccctcttctttttgacGTAGAATCATATGTTGTTGCTCGCCGTGCACGTCTTATTGGCGAGTGACACCACTCTGTTTGGTGTCGCTAGTTTTCTGAGGGGGTAGGGATTTATGGGAATTGCATTCTGCGTCAACATCAGGCGTGTAATGTTCACCATTAACATGTGGTGCTGGTTTTCTTATCGAGGAAGAGCGACTGAGAATATATGGTTTGAACTGATATTTAAAGGTCGAAGAAGGATGCGGCAGTTGCTGTGGGAGGTTAGGATTAAATAATATTCGTACGAAAAGGCGGCAGATGACTGATACGAATAAGGCAAATGCCTTTTGTGATGTGTACTTACCATAGTTTGGTAATGGCCCCTTGTCGAGAAgctgtttttgtgcttgCTACGTAGGGGGAAGTTGTCTTGGGACTTTCTTCACATCTTGAAGCGGACTGGTTGGCGAGTGGCAGTTGCGTGGCGAGGGTCGACCTCTTTGACGGTCATAAGTTTACTTTCCCACACTATCCGGTACTTCAATAACTGTTGCGCTTTGCTGAGCTTTCTGCGGAAGCGGTGTTGTCAGCTGGGGCCGGGCTAGTTGCGTTAGGCCcaaaaacgcaaaaaaaaatcgaataATTAGTGACTGAGTTTTATGTTTGATATCTTGGAGTGAATCGCGAGCGCAGTGTAGACACGGGGTGGTGGTCACTGGTGCATAATCTAACCGATCGACTGCTTCTACTGCTGGTTTACCTATTCTTCTTCGTGGAATAAACCAACGGGTGCGTGTATATCCGATGCAGAATCACTGCAGTCTGGGGGTACACTTTGCCTTTCCGTTCATTTTAAGTTCGGTGGGGCCCAGTGCGTCAGCGACGGTGCGTACCACACAGGTCGAAGGCCGCTCACCCGTATCATCCACGTACATATTCGTGTGCTTTGGATGTGGTGGTGTGTTGGGTTGCTTTCATTTGAAGTGATAGAACGATTCGTATGCAGACCAATGAGGTGTCTATTAACTTATATTTGGTGAATTATTTTGAAATTCATCATATGGGTCAACACAATACACAGATAGTGAGAAAAGGTCGTGAACATGTCAACGTCGCTAGTACGAGGATGACCTTTGCCACATTGCCGTTTGGACAGCATAGAAAATGCTTGGTGCCGTGCATACTGAATCTGTATGGGAACCGGAGTGCCCTATACCGGAAAACAAAtatccctttcctttaaaGCTGAAGTTAGTCGAGACCGCATCTGCCTTTTGATGTTATTATTGTCGCTATTATTGCAACTGCCGTTGTTACCATTATTACTGTATTTGTGATGATACCAACCCTTTTTGGAGATTAATCATGTACGATTTTTTCAAGGACATAATATTCACAGGCTGTAGCATATCACAAGTGTATTAGCCGAGTGAACGCTCCCGCTTTGGGGAATACCACAGTTGcccgttttttgtttgaagcAAGTAAGTACCTATTAAcagcacttttttgtttagtgCGCGGCCCACCTCTCATCGTTTTGTGTACTTAAAGGGCGATCCGCAAGCTCACTTTGGTATGGGAGGAGATATGGAACTCGACCACCATACAGGGGTAAGACTCAGAGACCCTTCGCATTATATTTTGCGAATTTTGCAGTTTATAGAGGGAGTTAAGTGAGTTGACCACCAAAGGTCAACTCGAGCACTGGGGCTGTTTGCCCACGTTCTATTTCTATACTGTCAGAATGTGTATTGCCTCTGTTAACATCACCACGTTTCCCCCTCGAAATattatttcccttctttgCGTATGAAATCTACTAGAAGTGCAGAGATGCATCTTTTGTCATATGCGGTTGTAGCTTtgcctctttctttctttttttttttaaaaagaaagacatgAACAATTCACTTAAGAAGGGGTCCCAGTCAggtcgctgctgccgctgcggtGCAGCATTTGATCACCGGAATGCCCGGAGAGCGGTTAAGTGCACGAAGTGTCAGCGTATTTTTCACACTAAGTGTTTTCTAGCTGAGACAGGGTTGTCCGCTGCTGTGGATTCCCACTGCGTTGTGTGTCTTTGCGGCATTTCTCAGACTCCTTATCCTTTGACAATACAACAGAACACCTTAGCCAGAAAGTTTCTTCGTGATGGCTTTGTTGTCGTACCACTGACAAGGAAGCctaaaagcaaacaaaccaCGTTGGAGAAACTCGCAACTTTCCGAGCCAATGCGGAGAGGTACTTCGGCGCCTTTATTCGTGCATACGAAAATGAACTAGAGATATCTTCTAAAGCACCTAGTCTTCAGTCTGGTTACTCCAATTtcagggaaagaggaaagggaagataCGAGGTAATATTCCCCAGTATTAGAGAGGAGGTGCTTAGCATTATAGAAAATTGCGATGAAGTGACTATGACTCTTGATCTGCTATTGGCACCGACAGGAAAAAGGGGAGACATGCAGAGAAAACTGATGTCCTGTGGGTGTTTTTATTCTCTGCCTGGAAGTTTACGCCAGGATGTTCACACGGACGGACCCGCCTTGAGTACTGTTGAGGATTTGTTTCCGTATGCGATAAACGTTTTCGTTCCCCTTGTTCCCCTGAACAAAACTAACGGAACTGAATTTTTCCCCGGTTCGCATCGCGTGAACTATAGTAGTAAACCCGTTTCTCAGCAGAGACCTGTGACGCCAACAGTGCCGCTCGGGAAGGTGCTACTGTTTGATTACAGGGTTCTGCATCGAGGACTCGGTAATCGGTTGGGGTTCCATCGTCCCTGTTACTATGCAACATATGCTCGATCATGGTATGAGGATAAATTCAATTTCAGCTCAACTCGCTACCGGACTGCGTTGCATGTACCCTCCTATCTCTTGGAGCGAAGGTGTGATAGAGAGGTTTCAAAAAGATGCAAAGTGGAATAGCCTTAATTACTCGGCCAAAGAAATGATATCAATGTGCCACTTTTTAAATCTGCCaaactcttcctttttcgttgCCTAGTGCGGTTTAGAGgcagtaaagaaaaggtatGCTATCGTACATCATGGAGTTCTCAACGCCTCCCCGTAAATACGGGAAGTATTAAAGGGATGATATAGTGTTATCATGTATCTGGtccattatttattattattactatttttttctttttgcgttgGTGcaattttcattcattccAGTGGTTTTGTTCCATGGatttgcgtgtgtggaaaCACTCATGTCAGGGCTGATTTCGTTTTAGAAAGATACTTATTACATAGATTTTTTTATATCCATAGGCAGGAACACTATCGGTCATGCTAGGAAATCTAACGTATGTAGAATGGCAGTTAAAAAATGTCTGATACGGACATATGGTCGTATCGGCAGGGGATCACCATTTTCAAGACATGTAGCCGGTCGTCCGAGTCGGCGTCTTCTATTGTTAAAACTCGTAGATACTGAGGCCCTTCCACCTTcaacttccccccctttcctctctaGAGGAGAGTAATTTCTCTATTTGCtacataaagaaaaaaagagatataCAACACCTAccaaataaaatttaaaaggAATAAGATGGGCTTGCTTACGCTTCTGCGAAAATTGAGGTCAAGCGACGCGTCGCCACGGATTCTGATTCTTGGCCTGGACAATGCTGGAAAAACGTCTATACTCCGAAACCTCTCCGGCGAGGACCCTACCACAACCCAAGCGACACAGGGGTTCAACATTAAGACAGTTGATTGCGAAGGGTTTAAATTGAATGTATGGGACATTGGTGGGCAAAAGGCTATCCGCGCATACTGGCCAAACTACTTTGACGAAGTGGACTGCTTGGTTTATGTGGTGGATTCCGCGGACAAGCGACGCCTGGACGAAACGGCCGCTGAACTGGAAACCCTTctacaagaagaaaaacttcgTGAAGTTCCCTTTCTTGTGCTTGCTAACAAGTGCGATCTTGCGACTGCACTATCACCTGAGGACATAAGTACCGCCCTGAACCTTCAGAATCTTCGTGATCGCACGTGGTCAATACAAAAATGCAGCGCCAAAACAGGAGAGGGCCTTCAGGAAGGCTTCATGTGGGCCATTAAAAGCATAAAGAAATAGCTTCGTCGTAGTGAACTAGAGACACTGGATCGTAAGGgctaagaacaaaaagaatcaaGCTGAGGTATGTGTTCTTgaattctttgtttgtttaacGCTTGTAGTGGGGTTAGGTTCGCTTAGTGCTTTGCCGTTCGTACcgtcatttctttctttcttcttgctgATACTTTTCACAGCAGTCTGgtaaacttaaaaaaaagcataagCAAGAAGAGATGTTTTGCGTAAGTGCCGCACGGCTCACCGCTCTTGCATCTCATCAACCCATACTTCCACCGTCCGTGTCCACCCGCGTCGCTGTGATGCGATTTTTGGGCGACGGAAGGAGTCGTGTGCCGAACATAAACACGATCAATACACTAATAACGAAAACGGGAGCCAAGGGACTAGCCGGCAATGCGAGTGTTCTTGGGAAGGCAATGTTTTACCTGAAGCGCGGGAACCCGGTAGGTGCAATAGCCGAGATTGATAAGATCCTTCCCGAAATATCAGATGACGCCTTGAAGCGTTTTGCAGTCGGAATCCGTCTGCGTGCCAGGAATGATCTTTTGGACATGAAGGAATCAGCATTGAAAGTTCATGGGGGTATAACCGAGTTGGAGGTGTCGGATATACGTGCCGCCTTGCGTGACGATTATAAGGTATTGGAGGCAGCATCCCCCGGATGCTGGCTTTTTGAATTGGCCGTGGCTGAGTACAGACTCTACGAGGGATGTGCGAAGGACGCATATGATTCTTTTCGTCTCGTAGAAAAGTCGATACAGGAGTACATTCTTTCTTTGAAGAAGCCGTCTCCTTCGCAGGCTCTACATGGTACGGACAATCACGCCTCTTTGGTGCTGGCGTTTCAGCTGAGTCGTGCTCCCCCCCCTAATGTGCCAAAAGTTTCTTCAAAAATCCTCGATGAAGCGATTAAGGGCATTGTAGAGGGATACTCCACGAAGGAAGCAACCTTGGCATTCAAAAAGGATCTTGGTGCTGCTCTTACAGACGAGGAGGTAGTGGAACTCGTCTACATTTTCGAAGCTGCGCACATACGCCACCATTTTCATGATTACTTTCCTTTGCATGAGGACTACAGAGGATGGGGCTCTGAACGTGCAAACGCAGCGAAGGGAACTTTAGCATCACATTCTACTTCCTCTGTCTTCCTTGATGACAAATTGCTCGCCAGCATCAGGACATCAGTACCCCATCAGCCGTTCTACGCTGGCGAGGATGAACTCCGACGGTTTATGTCTTCGGATCACAAGGACTTGATCGCCGAGCTCAGGCACACTTTTGGATCTGGCCCCAAAACTTCACTTGCGAAGTCAGAGGATGCGTACTTTGATGCTTTAAAGGCCGTGGAGAACTCTCCGATGTCAGCCGATGCAGCCGGCAGCGCCGCGTATCCGGTAAGTCAAAATGACATTTGTCTCTGTCTGGCCCACCAACTTCTTTATCGGACGCGGGTTAATATCGCCGTGGCTTTAACACAGCTGGATCGTCTTGAAGAAGCCGTGCCGATTCTAGATGGGGTTATCAATGCGGACGAGTACATTTACATGTGGCGTGCCCTCCTTGCCAGGGGGGAGGCGAACAAACGGTTTGGACATATTGGAAAGTCTGATGAAGACTTTCGTCAGCTGCTGCAACTTAAAAGGATTACTTCTGCTGATGCTTAGTTTCCTTCCGGTAGTGCAGGTTATTTGGTTTCGGGTACAAATGACTTTTTATGCTTAGTGTGGTTGTCGAAAACGACGGATAGTTGATCTTTGTTTTCCGTTCCTCCCAAGAAAACGTGGACACTTTGTCATGTTCTATCAAACATTGTTCGTTTGAAATTACTGTAGTAGAATAGCTTTGCTTAACTTGGCTGCCAGGTTGATGCTTGACAATTATCAGTTTGCAGCGAACTTAGCTTAGTGAAACTACACTTCACTTATGATGATGTTACTGCAACGAAAGCGAATAGTNNNNNNNNNNNNNNNNNNNNNNNNNNNNNNNNNNNNNNNNNNNNNNNNNNNNNNNNNNNNNNNNNNNNNNNNNNNNNNNNNNNNNNNNNNNNNNNNNNNNCTATGTAGAGCATGTTTGTTAGTAGTCGTATGTATGGTTGCCTTAAATGCGTTGACATGTCTTAGCGTTGGGCAAATAGTCTACGTTATTGCTACGTTCCTCCACGGCGATACGCGTAACGGGGCTtcagtgtttgtttttatgaaAGGGTAGGTGCGGTTTCCTTTTAGCACAAAGTGACTTTCCAGCTATAGATACCATTTTCGTCCAAAATGATAGCGGGATGCGCACACGACTTCATGTGTGTTTCCCCTTTGCCATGTGTACAGAGTAGGgtccctttccaacaaaacgaaTGATAGTCACTGGGGTATTTTATCGCCGAACGATCGTAACGGGACGAAGCGTGCCGATTGCACGAGCAACCCTCTGAATGCTGCCTTTTGAAAGTTTCGTGTAGTTTAGTGGATACTGCGATACTGCATTTTGCCTGTTTTTCTCATAAATTTTTAATATTAGGGTACAAGGAGGGGAACAATGTTCGActaccttctttccctcttgggGTTGTTGAAGGAATGGCCACAATACACTCTGGATGACGTCCGGAAGCACAACGATCGTCATTCTCTTTGGATAGTTGCAGGAAATTCGGTCTATGACGTGACCTCTATCTTGGACTCCCACCCGGGTGGAGCTAACGCATTACTACAACGGGGTGGTGGTGTGAAGGATTGCACTAATGACTTTGGTTATCACAGCCGCGCCGCACAGGCTGTTTGGGCATCGCTAAAGGTGGGTGAAGTGCGTTTCGACAGCTCTGAAGAGCGTTCGCCCCTGGGGCTGGCCAGCGCTTTGAAGGAGGAATCTAAAAGTTCTTCAAAGCCTGTGTCTCCCTTAATTCAAATGTGCGACATGAAGGTATGCAATAGTAAGGGTGGCTGCTGCCGCACCAGTACGGTGGAAAGTCACATTGGCACCTCCGAATTCGTTCCTGAGTGCCATTGCGCCGATTGTTTTCACCGCAGACGCATCTCTGGAAGGGGCACTGCTAGCTGCAGTGGGGCTAAGTCATCCTAATTTTTctagctcttttttttgt
It contains:
- a CDS encoding ADP-ribosylation factor-like protein 3A,putative encodes the protein MGLLTLLRKLRSSDASPRILILGLDNAGKTSILRNLSGEDPTTTQATQGFNIKTVDCEGFKLNVWDIGGQKAIRAYWPNYFDEVDCLVYVVDSADKRRLDETAAELETLLQEEKLREVPFLVLANKCDLATALSPEDISTALNLQNLRDRTWSIQKCSAKTGEGLQEGFMWAIKSIKK
- a CDS encoding cytochrome b5, putative; amino-acid sequence: MFDYLLSLLGLLKEWPQYTLDDVRKHNDRHSLWIVAGNSVYDVTSILDSHPGGANALLQRGGGVKDCTNDFGYHSRAAQAVWASLKVGEVRFDSSEERSPLGLASALKEESKSSSKPVSPLIQMCDMKVCNSKGGCCRTSTVESHIGTSEFVPECHCADCFHRRRISGRGTASCSGAKSS